The following proteins come from a genomic window of Corallococcus sp. NCRR:
- a CDS encoding ferredoxin--NADP reductase encodes MSSLMKESVLRVHHWTDTLFSFVTTRDPGFRFASGQFTMIGLEVEARPLLRAYSMVSAHYEDHLEFLSIKVPGGPLTSRLQHLKEGDSILVSKKATGTLVLKHLLPGKNLYMLSTGTGLAPFLSLVKDPEMYEQFDRVILTHTCRRAEELAYHDLFLHELPHNEFFGELVKQKLTYYPSVTREDFRNTGRITDLIRSEKLFKDVGLPVLNPETDRVMLCGSPGMLSDLTTMLEERGFREGTPGEAGHYVTEKAFAER; translated from the coding sequence GTGAGCAGTCTCATGAAGGAGTCCGTGCTGCGCGTGCACCACTGGACTGACACCCTCTTCAGCTTCGTCACCACGCGGGACCCGGGTTTCCGCTTCGCCAGCGGCCAGTTCACGATGATCGGCCTGGAGGTCGAGGCCCGCCCGCTGCTGCGCGCCTACAGCATGGTGAGCGCGCACTATGAAGACCACCTCGAGTTCCTGAGCATCAAGGTGCCCGGCGGGCCCCTGACCTCCCGCCTGCAGCACCTCAAAGAGGGCGACAGCATCCTCGTCAGCAAGAAGGCGACCGGCACGCTCGTCCTCAAGCACCTGCTGCCCGGCAAGAACCTCTACATGCTGAGCACCGGCACGGGCCTGGCCCCCTTCCTCAGCCTGGTGAAGGACCCGGAGATGTACGAGCAGTTCGACCGCGTCATCCTCACCCACACCTGCCGCCGCGCCGAGGAGCTGGCCTACCACGACCTCTTCCTCCACGAGCTGCCCCACAACGAGTTCTTTGGGGAGCTGGTGAAGCAGAAGCTCACGTACTACCCGAGCGTCACGCGCGAAGACTTCCGCAACACGGGCCGCATCACCGACCTCATCCGCAGCGAGAAGCTCTTCAAGGATGTGGGCCTGCCGGTGCTGAACCCGGAGACCGACCGGGTGATGCTCTGCGGCAGCCCCGGCATGCTCTCGGACCTCACGACCATGCTGGAGGAGCGCGGCTTCCGGGAGGGCACCCCCGGAGAGGCCGGCCACTACGTCACCGAGAAGGCCTTCGCTGAACGGTGA
- a CDS encoding OmpA family protein — protein sequence MNRTHLVLLLSVIGLTGCARRAANTRTDDAVTHSPAPTASDRGNAVKPAPDDTEQALAALNAAPIYFPLDSSLLPSEATDELSRIAQALRQRSLAKVTVAGHTCELGTTEYNIALGQRRAASVRAYLVNLGVDPHRISVISYGEERPADANAPEKNRRAEFSFRLAEQARAGEL from the coding sequence ATGAACCGAACCCACCTGGTCCTCCTGCTGTCTGTGATTGGCCTCACCGGTTGCGCGAGGCGCGCGGCCAACACCCGCACCGACGATGCGGTGACCCACTCGCCGGCCCCCACCGCCAGCGACCGTGGCAACGCGGTCAAGCCCGCGCCGGACGACACGGAGCAGGCGCTCGCGGCGCTCAACGCCGCGCCCATCTACTTCCCGCTCGACTCCTCCCTGCTCCCGTCCGAGGCCACCGACGAGCTGTCGCGCATCGCCCAGGCCCTGCGTCAGCGCAGCCTCGCGAAGGTGACGGTGGCGGGCCACACCTGCGAGCTGGGCACGACGGAATACAACATCGCGCTGGGCCAGCGCCGCGCCGCCAGCGTGCGCGCCTATCTGGTGAACCTGGGCGTCGATCCCCATCGCATCTCCGTCATCTCCTACGGCGAGGAGCGCCCCGCGGACGCGAACGCCCCGGAGAAGAACCGCCGCGCGGAGTTCTCCTTCCGCCTGGCCGAACAGGCCCGCGCCGGCGAGCTGTAG
- a CDS encoding sigma-54-dependent transcriptional regulator, with protein MPSSARILVVDDHEEMGQMLKEPLTDAGYRVDLSTGGADAIAQLRARVYDVVLCDLRMEEVDGLDVLAAARRHDPELPVLLMTAFGAVESAVEAMKRGAYHYLTKPFRLDEVLLHVGRALESRRLRTEHRDLKRQVAQRGGLGSLLGHSAPMRTLYELIDRVAASEAPVLIRGESGSGKELVARALHSEGPRSQAPFVAVNCTALPHALLESELFGHLKGAFSGATTTRRGLFVEADGGTLFLDEIGDMPPELQAKLLRVLQDGEVRAVGADGSRRVDVRILAATHQDLDARVKEGRFRADLFYRLNVVSLRVPPLRERTEDIPKLAEHFVAQARARNPRSAVTALAPEVVATLSRMPWAGNVRELENLVERLVVLGAQPTVDLAQLRLHTTDAAPEVHPLAAAHGQVVPLRQLEGEYIAWVVARCGGNKTRAAELLGIDVSTIHRREKTDSGVSQR; from the coding sequence ATGCCGTCTAGCGCGCGCATCCTCGTGGTGGATGACCACGAGGAGATGGGACAGATGTTGAAGGAGCCCCTCACGGACGCGGGCTACCGCGTGGACCTGTCCACGGGCGGCGCGGACGCCATCGCCCAGCTGAGGGCCCGCGTCTACGACGTCGTCCTGTGCGACCTGCGCATGGAGGAGGTGGACGGGCTGGACGTGCTCGCGGCGGCGCGCCGGCACGACCCGGAGCTGCCGGTGCTCCTGATGACCGCCTTCGGCGCGGTGGAGAGCGCCGTGGAGGCGATGAAGCGCGGCGCCTACCACTACCTCACCAAGCCCTTCCGCCTGGACGAGGTGCTGCTCCACGTGGGGCGCGCGCTGGAGTCCCGGCGCCTGCGGACCGAGCACCGCGACTTGAAGCGCCAGGTGGCCCAGCGCGGCGGCCTGGGCTCGCTGCTGGGCCACAGCGCGCCCATGCGCACGCTCTACGAGCTCATCGACCGCGTGGCGGCCTCGGAGGCGCCGGTGCTCATCCGGGGCGAGAGCGGCAGCGGCAAGGAGCTGGTCGCCCGGGCGCTGCACTCCGAAGGGCCCCGGAGCCAGGCGCCCTTCGTGGCGGTCAACTGCACCGCCCTGCCCCACGCCCTGCTGGAGAGCGAGCTGTTCGGCCACCTCAAGGGCGCCTTCAGCGGCGCCACCACCACGCGCCGGGGCCTCTTCGTGGAGGCGGACGGAGGCACGCTCTTCCTCGACGAAATCGGGGACATGCCCCCGGAGCTCCAGGCGAAGCTGCTGCGCGTCCTCCAGGACGGCGAGGTGCGCGCCGTGGGCGCGGATGGCTCGCGCCGCGTGGACGTGCGCATCCTGGCCGCCACGCATCAGGACCTGGACGCACGGGTGAAGGAGGGCCGCTTCCGCGCGGACCTCTTCTACCGGCTCAACGTCGTCTCACTCCGGGTGCCGCCGCTGCGCGAGCGCACGGAGGACATCCCGAAGCTCGCGGAGCACTTCGTGGCGCAGGCCCGCGCCCGCAACCCGCGCTCCGCCGTCACCGCGCTGGCCCCGGAGGTCGTGGCCACGCTCTCGCGCATGCCCTGGGCCGGCAACGTGCGCGAGCTGGAGAATCTGGTGGAGCGCTTGGTCGTCCTGGGCGCGCAGCCCACCGTGGACCTGGCCCAGCTGCGCCTGCACACCACGGACGCCGCGCCGGAGGTCCACCCGCTGGCTGCGGCCCACGGACAGGTGGTGCCGCTGAGACAGCTGGAGGGTGAATACATCGCGTGGGTGGTCGCCCGCTGTGGAGGCAACAAGACGCGCGCGGCGGAGCTGTTGGGGATTGATGTCTCCACCATCCACCGCAGGGAGAAGACGGACAGCGGCGTTTCGCAACGCTAG
- a CDS encoding DcaP family trimeric outer membrane transporter — protein MRMRRWVVGGVWASCLCALPALAQEEEKPTGPQLEVYGFAMTDSGYNFGTIDPNWFDVLRPTKLPAFDGEFGGEGRVFFGVRQSRLGIKSFVPTRLGGLKVHLEAELFGVGEEAGQTTFRLRHAFGELGQFGAGQTWSGFMDPDVFPNSIEYWGPSGMVFFRNAQIRWRPLQGPRHEVHLSLESPAGSADVDNYSQRIELENVTSRFPAPDVTAHYRYTGGFGHVQLAGIVRYLRWDDLNDDAIDLSGDTVGAGVALSSNLKFPWKKALLRLQVVYGKAIENYMNDAGADVAVRLNPAGAAKPAEGVGLEMVSTVAFLDLTWSELFTSTIGHSWVNVVNSNGQGDTAFSAGNYALANVLVHPTEDFYFGPEFSWGQRRNFRGGYTYDDYRLQFSMKYSFDHTFKKEQ, from the coding sequence ATGCGGATGAGGCGGTGGGTGGTGGGCGGGGTGTGGGCGTCTTGCCTTTGCGCGCTCCCGGCCCTGGCTCAGGAAGAGGAGAAGCCCACCGGGCCGCAGCTGGAGGTCTACGGCTTCGCGATGACCGACTCGGGCTACAACTTCGGGACCATCGACCCGAATTGGTTTGACGTCCTGCGGCCCACGAAGCTGCCCGCGTTCGACGGTGAGTTCGGCGGCGAGGGCCGCGTGTTCTTCGGCGTCCGGCAGAGCCGGCTCGGCATCAAGAGCTTCGTGCCCACCCGGCTGGGCGGCCTCAAGGTCCACCTGGAGGCGGAGTTGTTCGGCGTCGGCGAAGAGGCGGGCCAGACGACGTTTCGGTTGAGACACGCTTTCGGCGAGCTCGGCCAGTTCGGCGCGGGCCAGACGTGGAGCGGGTTCATGGACCCGGACGTCTTCCCCAACTCCATCGAGTACTGGGGACCCAGCGGCATGGTGTTCTTCCGCAATGCCCAGATCCGCTGGCGCCCGCTCCAGGGGCCCAGGCATGAAGTCCACCTCTCGCTCGAAAGTCCGGCCGGCTCGGCGGACGTCGACAACTACTCCCAGCGCATCGAGCTGGAGAACGTCACCTCGCGCTTCCCCGCGCCGGACGTCACGGCCCACTACCGGTACACCGGCGGCTTCGGCCATGTGCAGCTGGCGGGCATCGTGCGCTACCTCCGCTGGGATGACCTGAACGACGACGCCATCGACCTTTCCGGGGACACCGTGGGGGCGGGCGTCGCGTTGAGCTCGAACCTGAAGTTCCCCTGGAAGAAGGCCTTGCTCCGGCTCCAGGTCGTCTATGGCAAGGCCATCGAGAACTACATGAACGACGCCGGAGCGGACGTCGCCGTCAGGCTGAACCCGGCCGGCGCCGCGAAGCCGGCCGAGGGCGTGGGCCTGGAGATGGTGAGCACGGTCGCCTTCCTGGACCTGACCTGGAGCGAGTTGTTCACCAGCACGATCGGGCATTCGTGGGTCAACGTCGTGAACTCGAATGGCCAGGGCGACACCGCGTTCAGCGCTGGCAATTACGCCCTGGCGAACGTGCTGGTCCATCCCACCGAGGACTTCTACTTCGGCCCTGAGTTCTCGTGGGGACAGCGCCGCAACTTCCGCGGCGGCTATACCTACGATGACTACCGGCTGCAGTTCTCGATGAAGTACTCGTTCGACCACACGTTCAAGAAGGAGCAGTGA
- a CDS encoding amidohydrolase family protein, with protein MARPPRPMTPWCPWFALGLLLAADAVAQPPKRPFLFNDSHVHLTNYIQEGCDIRHLLGLMGDKVGRATLFGIPLQQQWSYRVSGDAAPTYYLQTDAPLYYYSFTDAFIANAYLSLPKEQRARFEPMITGFNPTDMYAVDHIRRVLTVYPGVFSGIGEFTIHKEFVSSKVAGEVASLTDPALDRILDFAGEVGLVVLLHNDLDAPFAEEGATPVHLEQLKALFKRHPKTTLVWAHVGVGRVVRPVEHHLALIEEILADPALRHVSMDISWTELAKYVVATPETARRVAETINRHPDRFLFGTDEVSPQSQSKYLRIYAQYAPMLELLSPEARTKLLQGNFARLFDAARLKVRAWERSQRTPSAAP; from the coding sequence ATGGCTCGACCGCCCAGACCGATGACGCCGTGGTGTCCGTGGTTCGCGCTCGGCCTGCTCCTGGCGGCGGACGCCGTGGCTCAGCCCCCCAAGCGGCCCTTCCTCTTCAATGACTCCCATGTGCACCTGACCAACTACATCCAGGAGGGCTGCGACATCCGCCACCTGCTGGGCCTGATGGGGGACAAGGTCGGCCGGGCCACGCTGTTCGGCATCCCCCTGCAACAGCAGTGGTCCTACCGCGTGTCGGGGGACGCCGCGCCCACCTACTACCTGCAGACGGATGCGCCGCTCTACTACTACTCCTTCACGGATGCGTTCATCGCGAACGCGTACCTGTCCCTGCCGAAGGAACAGCGCGCGCGCTTCGAGCCGATGATCACCGGCTTCAACCCGACGGACATGTACGCGGTGGATCACATCCGGCGGGTGCTCACGGTGTACCCCGGCGTGTTCAGCGGCATTGGCGAGTTCACCATCCACAAGGAGTTCGTCTCCTCGAAGGTCGCGGGTGAGGTGGCCAGCCTCACCGACCCGGCCCTGGATCGCATCCTGGACTTCGCCGGTGAGGTGGGGCTGGTGGTGCTCCTGCACAACGACCTGGATGCGCCCTTCGCGGAGGAGGGAGCGACGCCGGTCCACCTGGAGCAGCTCAAGGCGCTGTTCAAGCGGCATCCGAAGACGACCCTCGTCTGGGCGCACGTCGGGGTCGGCCGGGTGGTGCGTCCGGTGGAACATCACCTGGCGTTGATAGAGGAGATCCTGGCGGACCCGGCGCTCCGCCACGTGTCCATGGACATCTCCTGGACCGAGCTCGCGAAGTACGTGGTGGCCACTCCGGAGACCGCCCGGCGGGTGGCGGAGACCATCAACCGGCATCCGGACCGCTTCCTCTTCGGCACCGACGAGGTCTCTCCCCAGAGCCAGTCCAAGTACCTGCGCATCTATGCGCAGTACGCGCCCATGCTGGAGCTGCTGTCGCCGGAGGCCCGCACGAAGCTGCTCCAGGGCAACTTCGCGCGGCTCTTCGACGCGGCCCGGTTGAAGGTCCGCGCGTGGGAGCGCTCCCAACGAACCCCCTCCGCCGCCCCCTGA
- a CDS encoding DUF3014 domain-containing protein produces MSPSENAPLPPSPLRSLRWPLGIAAAVALLGGSSYLLLRTPEPPPAPTPAIAEPTPPAPPAPPAVQLSGTDARVRELLKGLSGDADYARWLASEDLARRFAASVNLVAEGQSPRMPLSFMAPTGTFRVTKRHGHTVASPESHTRYDAVARVITSLDAKKAGQVYQELKPLLDAAHAELAPPGRSLDATLSQAIGRLTRVSIPKTPPELTPKGALYVYADPNLEALGAAEKHLLRMGPENMRKVQAKLTELAAGLGLPSQEQARRP; encoded by the coding sequence ATGAGCCCCAGCGAAAACGCCCCCCTCCCGCCGTCTCCCCTCCGTTCCCTGCGCTGGCCCCTGGGCATCGCCGCCGCCGTGGCGCTCCTGGGTGGATCGAGCTACCTCCTGCTGCGCACGCCGGAGCCGCCTCCCGCCCCCACGCCGGCCATCGCGGAGCCCACGCCTCCGGCGCCGCCCGCGCCCCCGGCGGTGCAGCTCTCCGGCACCGACGCTCGCGTCAGGGAGCTGTTGAAGGGGCTCTCCGGTGACGCGGACTACGCGCGCTGGCTGGCCTCCGAGGACCTGGCCCGCCGCTTCGCCGCGTCCGTGAATCTGGTCGCCGAAGGCCAGAGCCCGCGCATGCCGCTGTCCTTCATGGCCCCCACCGGGACCTTCCGGGTGACAAAGCGGCACGGCCACACGGTGGCGTCGCCGGAAAGCCATACCCGCTACGACGCCGTGGCCCGCGTCATCACCTCCCTGGACGCGAAGAAGGCGGGACAGGTGTATCAGGAGCTCAAGCCGCTGCTGGACGCCGCCCACGCGGAGCTGGCCCCGCCGGGCCGGAGCCTGGACGCGACCCTGTCGCAAGCCATCGGGCGTCTCACCCGCGTCTCCATCCCCAAGACGCCTCCGGAGCTCACGCCGAAGGGCGCGCTCTACGTCTACGCGGATCCGAACCTGGAGGCGCTGGGCGCGGCGGAGAAGCACCTGCTGCGCATGGGCCCGGAGAACATGCGCAAGGTGCAGGCGAAGCTCACCGAACTGGCGGCCGGCCTGGGCCTGCCGTCGCAGGAGCAGGCCCGCAGGCCGTAG
- a CDS encoding sigma-54-dependent transcriptional regulator: protein MNILIVDDQRSARRILASILSTQEGLVLHEASSLEEARRVLTTTDIDIGLIDVRLDADARNRDGLVLVAEIREKSTALPVVVTASSEMEEIRAAMRAGAYDYILKDELCEELVLPIIQGLGSRRRLEHEVLRLRARLTPETGIQGLVGTSEVIGRLRTTIQRVVLSDRPVLVTGPTGAGKEVVVRAIHALGPHSADPLLDLNCGAIPELLMESQLFGHERGAFTGADRRQDGYLTAVRRGTLFLDELAELPLSLQAKLLRVLETGRFRRVGSTTEEQFQGRVVAATHAKLEERVRQNRFREDLFHRLNVLNVRVPSLDERTQDIPALVAHFCRQQSRPLRFSQEALESLSRRSWPGNVRQLRNFIDRLAVFCDEELIGAETVAAYMEPTQGPVPAEDGLMAMARAILQLPVANKLEAIESTLLNEAMALAGGNKSGAARLLGIGRKAVERRLERKDEPPEAE from the coding sequence ATGAACATCCTCATCGTTGACGACCAGCGCAGTGCGCGTCGCATCCTCGCCAGCATCCTGTCCACGCAGGAGGGACTGGTGCTGCATGAGGCGTCCTCGCTCGAAGAGGCGCGGAGGGTGCTGACAACCACCGACATCGACATCGGGCTCATCGACGTGCGGCTGGACGCGGACGCACGCAATCGGGACGGGCTGGTGCTGGTGGCGGAGATCCGCGAGAAGTCCACCGCTCTTCCCGTCGTCGTCACGGCCTCCAGCGAAATGGAGGAGATTCGCGCGGCCATGCGCGCGGGGGCGTACGACTACATCCTCAAGGACGAACTATGCGAGGAGTTGGTCCTCCCCATCATCCAGGGGCTCGGAAGTCGGCGCCGGTTGGAGCACGAGGTGCTGCGCCTCCGGGCGCGCCTCACCCCGGAGACAGGCATCCAGGGGCTGGTGGGCACCTCCGAGGTCATCGGCCGCCTGCGCACCACCATCCAGCGCGTCGTTCTCTCGGATCGGCCGGTGCTCGTCACCGGGCCCACGGGGGCGGGCAAGGAGGTGGTGGTGCGCGCCATCCACGCACTGGGGCCTCATTCCGCGGATCCGCTCCTGGACCTCAACTGTGGTGCCATCCCGGAGTTGCTGATGGAGTCCCAGCTCTTTGGCCACGAGCGGGGCGCATTCACGGGCGCGGACCGGAGACAGGACGGCTACCTCACCGCGGTGCGCCGGGGCACGCTCTTCCTGGACGAGCTGGCCGAATTGCCGCTGTCCCTTCAGGCGAAGCTGCTGCGCGTGCTGGAGACGGGGCGTTTCCGGCGGGTGGGCTCGACCACCGAGGAGCAATTCCAGGGACGGGTCGTGGCCGCCACACACGCGAAGCTGGAGGAACGTGTGCGTCAGAACCGCTTCCGCGAGGACCTCTTCCACCGGCTCAATGTCCTCAACGTGCGCGTTCCCTCGCTGGACGAGCGGACCCAGGACATCCCCGCGCTGGTGGCCCATTTCTGCCGACAGCAGTCGCGTCCGTTGCGCTTCTCCCAGGAGGCACTGGAGTCTCTGTCCCGGCGCTCCTGGCCAGGCAACGTCCGGCAGCTTCGCAATTTCATCGATCGCCTCGCCGTCTTCTGTGACGAGGAGCTCATTGGCGCGGAAACAGTGGCTGCCTACATGGAACCCACGCAGGGCCCGGTTCCCGCGGAGGACGGGCTCATGGCCATGGCACGCGCCATCCTGCAGTTGCCCGTGGCGAACAAGCTCGAGGCCATCGAGTCCACCCTGCTCAACGAGGCCATGGCGCTCGCTGGCGGCAACAAGAGCGGCGCGGCGCGGCTGCTCGGCATCGGCCGCAAGGCAGTGGAGCGCCGCTTGGAGCGCAAGGACGAGCCGCCCGAGGCCGAATAG